The Fusarium falciforme chromosome 4, complete sequence genomic interval atgaagaggatatagccctccttcttgcaggcctcgaggatcttgccaATGGCCTTGTCGGTGGCCTCGCagccgatgatggcggccTCGTAGACACCAGTGTGGCCAACCATGTCGGGGGGAGCAAAGTTGTTCATGACGAAGGGGAACTCCTGCTCACCCAGACGCTTGACGACCTGGTCGGCAACGCCATCGGCAGACATCTCGGGGGCGTGGTCGTAGGTGGGGACCGACTTGTTGGAGGGGACGAGATCCTGGGACTGGTCGCGGGTCTCGAGGGCAAAGACCTTCTCAACGCCAccgttgaagaagaaggtgaCGTGAGCGTACTTCTCAGTCTCGGCAACGTGAACCTGCTTAACACCCTGCTTGCCCAACCACTCGGCGAGCACGTTGCCCATGCGCTGGGGCTCGAAGGCGACCTCGAAGGGATAGTCGCTCTTGTACTGGGTCATGGTAACGAGGGGCTTGATCTTGGGGTATTCAAAGTCGGGGAGGACAGATCGGTCGACAtcgccgagaagctgggTGATCTGACGGACACGGTCGGATCGgtagttgaagaagaagacggtaTCGTCATCTGGTTACTCGTTAGGTGAAGCTCATTTGTTGAGATACACACAGAAAACTCACCCTTGATGCGGcgctcatcaccaccaacaatgaTGGGGGTCAGGAACTCATCCCTGTCCTTCTCACCACCACGCTCATATCGAGCTCGGACGGTAGCGACGGGGTCCTCAGAGGCCTCACCCTCACCGTGGCACAGACCCTTGAGGGCAATCTCGACTCGCTCCCAGCGCTTGTCACGGTCCATGGCAAAGTATCGGCCGACGACGGTGGCAATCTCGCCAATCTCGAGCTCCTTCATGGTGTCGACAAGCTCCTGCATGTAGTCGGCGCCCGACTTGGGGTCGGTGTCACGGCCATCACCAAAGAAGTGGATGAAGACCTTGGGCACGTTGTActccttggcggccttgaggaggGCGTAGAGGTGGGTTTGCTTGGAGTGCTGCAAGCGGTGTAAGTGACAATGGTCGAGAAAGGGGTCAGGGGGGGATGCATGGATGTATCGTGCAACTCACCACACCGCCATGGGAGACGAGACCGCAGAGATGTAGGCGACCGTTGCCAGCAGCGGCACTCTCAAAGGTCTTCTTGATGACGCTGTTCTTGCTGAACTCGCCAGTCTTGATGTTCTGGTCGATGCGGACAACGTCCTGCCAGACGACGCGGCCGGCTCCGATGTTCAAGTGTCCAACCTCGGAGTTGCCCATGAGGCCCTCAGGAAGGCCCACCGCCAGCGATGAGGCCTCGAGCTCGGTGAAGCCGTTGGAGTCCTTGGAGAGCTCGTCCATGACGGGGGTCTGGGCAGCGGCGATGGCGTCGCCATTCTTGGGGCTCTCCTCTGAGGCGATACCCCAGCCATCAATGACGACTGCATGAGTGCAACAGCAATATGATTAGCCAGGCCAGCTCGAGGTAGACGAGAATGAAGCAGAAGACGAGGATCCAATCCGGCCGCGGGTTCTCTGGAGAAGCCTCCTGGACGACTGCGGGTGCAGTCTTGGAGCGCCGCGAcgatggacgaggaggagttgTCGTCGCCTTCGTCGTCGAGCTGCTGCTATCGCGATCGCGGGGCACGgatttggagatggagggggcGGGGCATGATGGGAGGGACGACGTACTGAGGCAAGCCTTGTGGTCGGTcttggacatgatggagctCTTGTTTTTTTCAGCTTCTTTTTCTGAAGGGAATTGTTTGCTTTGTGAAGcaatgaagaagagaagagaaagagaaagaaaaaattgGGAAGGGGATAGAAGAGGATAAGGCGGAGTGCAACACGGGCTGTTAGTGAAGGAAATGATGCGTGATTTGATGGGCCCAGAGCGAGACGGACGATTTCGCAGGAAACACGTTAGTTGTGGTGGGGGGGTATGTCATGGTCTGATGGCATGAGAATTATTGGCACTGTACAGACACTATATAAGTGTGAATGTATCACAGTGCAATGATAACCTTGCACTGGCATCCCCCCCAGACCCACCAACAGCGCCTTTCTTTCGGACCGTCCACCCCCAGCTCAACACTCCATCTTCCCTCTGCAGGCGGCTCATCGGCCCAATCGATCTCGTCCATTTTcccaccatcatcgacaaTCCTCGATAACATAACGGGAGTTATCTTGTCTCTCATGCAGTCAATGCAAGGCTGACAGAAGACACACTCCACTCGGCTCTCTTCCCCGGTTGTCTTCCACTCTCAACAACACGTGTGTCAGCCTCAACCtctccttgcccttttcAACACTTCACTTCAGCCCGGTTCGGCACTCGCCTGATTTCTTCCAAACTACTCCCCTCGAGCCTTTTCGCGGTCAAAGCAAAAAACTGAAGCCATTAAAACGAACCATGTCTTCGTCATCTGGCCCACACCCGCTGGCCCTTCCGCCCACCTTCTCTCCCGATACTCTCGACGCGC includes:
- a CDS encoding Phosphoglycerate mutase encodes the protein MSKTDHKACLIVIDGWGIASEESPKNGDAIAAAQTPVMDELSKDSNGFTELEASSLAVGLPEGLMGNSEVGHLNIGAGRVVWQDVVRIDQNIKTGEFSKNSVIKKTFESAAAGNGRLHLCGLVSHGGVHSKQTHLYALLKAAKEYNVPKVFIHFFGDGRDTDPKSGADYMQELVDTMKELEIGEIATVVGRYFAMDRDKRWERVEIALKGLCHGEGEASEDPVATVRARYERGGEKDRDEFLTPIIVGGDERRIKDDDTVFFFNYRSDRVRQITQLLGDVDRSVLPDFEYPKIKPLVTMTQYKSDYPFEVAFEPQRMGNVLAEWLGKQGVKQVHVAETEKYAHVTFFFNGGVEKVFALETRDQSQDLVPSNKSVPTYDHAPEMSADGVADQVVKRLGEQEFPFVMNNFAPPDMVGHTGVYEAAIIGCEATDKAIGKILEACKKEGYILFITADHGNAEEMKFPDGKPKTSHTTNKVPFIMANYPEGWSLQDNEGVLGDVAPTILAAMGLPQPEEMTGKSLLQKA